The following are encoded in a window of Roseimaritima ulvae genomic DNA:
- a CDS encoding efflux RND transporter permease subunit — MTFIEACVNNPVKVSVGALLVILFGCIALFRMPMQLIPEVQTPTLTVDTIWPGASPQEVEREITQEQEEQLKSVEGLTKLSSESMDSRASITLEFAVGTDMEESLLKVNSRLQQVREYPEDADQPVISTSNASDRPIAWFILSALQPTPGEIRQLAEEQSAGAAAADNADPSSLSAQLRKIADTDNPGLRLLRLRKLAGQYPQVAPLLPPDLNVPGMRRFAEDTIEARLERVGGVSNANVLGGLEEELQVVVDPDRLAFRQLTIDDVRAVLRQQNRDTSGGDFWEGKRRYVVRTINQFESPEEVGAQILATRGGIPIYIRDVAEVRMGFKKPDGMVRRFGESAIAINALRETGANVLDVMDGLREGAEELNTQILREKKLQLTQVYDETEYIYASVGLVNQNIIIGGSLTMIVLMLFLHWQRRSLLTVPIIVGTTLAAIFISPWFFAATLACILVSGFWFARGAVVVGVAIPISIIGTFLMLNLWGRSLNVISLAGMAFAVGMLVDNAVVVLENVYRHYQDGKSARQAAVEGGQEVWGAVLASTLTTLAVFLPVLFVEEEAGQLFRDIALAISAAVGLSLIVSITLIPTAAARLLAGTHRGGSANTDEVREVSPRDTRMVRGIVLINRLIQSSLLLRLGVVVGLVGVAVGVSYLVWPKVEYLPSGNRNLVFGILLPPAGYNLDELSGIGELVEDHLQPYWDVEPGSEAAEQLKYPPIFDFFYVARGRQVFLGVRAVDATRAAELVPLIQEVRKKLEGTFVVAKQSSLFEQGLTAGRTIDVEITGPELKQLVSIGGQVLGKTMQLMPEAQARPVPSLDLSSPEYHLKPRLLQNDQMGVDATSLGYTIDALVDGAYATDYFVGGDKIDLTIIGSPASIRHSQDVDTLQIATPGGQLVPVSTLATPSMSSGPEQVNHRERQRAITIEVSPPPSIPLENALETIETEIVAPLRASGQLDGGYQVNLSGTADKLRDTWEALRWNVLLALLITYLLMAALFESWIYPLVIILSVPLGAVGGVLGLRALGVYLQAQGMPPQPLDVLTMLGFVILIGTVVNNAILIVHQSLNLMREQQLDVQAAIQESVRTRVRPIAMTTATTVLGLCPLVLFPGAGSELYRGLGSVLLGGLLVSTIFTLFFVPALFRILMDTRNRLFGTT; from the coding sequence GTGACATTTATCGAAGCTTGCGTGAACAACCCGGTCAAGGTCAGCGTCGGGGCGCTGCTGGTCATCTTGTTTGGTTGCATTGCGTTGTTCCGCATGCCGATGCAGTTAATCCCCGAAGTGCAAACACCGACGCTGACGGTCGATACGATTTGGCCGGGTGCCAGCCCGCAGGAAGTCGAACGCGAAATCACCCAGGAGCAAGAAGAACAACTGAAGAGCGTCGAGGGGCTGACCAAGTTGAGCAGCGAATCGATGGACTCGCGAGCCTCGATCACCCTGGAGTTCGCCGTCGGCACGGACATGGAAGAATCGCTGTTGAAGGTTAACAGTCGGTTGCAGCAGGTCCGCGAGTATCCCGAAGACGCCGATCAACCGGTGATCTCGACCAGCAACGCATCGGACCGGCCCATCGCTTGGTTTATCCTCAGCGCCCTACAGCCCACGCCGGGGGAGATTCGGCAGTTGGCCGAGGAGCAATCGGCTGGGGCGGCTGCGGCCGACAACGCCGATCCCTCGTCCCTGAGTGCTCAGCTGCGAAAGATCGCCGATACCGACAACCCCGGTTTGCGGTTGTTGCGGTTGCGGAAATTAGCCGGCCAGTATCCGCAGGTGGCGCCGTTGTTGCCGCCGGATTTGAACGTGCCTGGGATGCGACGGTTTGCCGAAGACACCATCGAAGCTCGATTGGAACGCGTCGGCGGGGTCTCCAATGCCAACGTGCTGGGCGGGTTGGAGGAAGAATTACAGGTCGTGGTCGATCCCGATCGCTTAGCATTCCGTCAGCTGACGATCGACGATGTTCGCGCCGTCTTGCGGCAGCAGAACCGGGACACATCGGGAGGCGATTTTTGGGAGGGCAAGCGGCGGTATGTGGTGCGGACGATCAACCAGTTTGAGTCTCCCGAAGAAGTCGGCGCCCAAATTCTGGCCACTCGCGGCGGGATCCCGATCTACATCCGCGACGTCGCCGAAGTCCGTATGGGGTTCAAAAAACCGGACGGCATGGTGCGGCGGTTTGGCGAGAGTGCGATCGCCATCAATGCGTTGCGGGAAACGGGTGCCAACGTGCTGGACGTGATGGATGGTTTGCGCGAGGGGGCGGAAGAATTAAACACCCAGATCCTGCGTGAGAAAAAGCTGCAGTTGACGCAGGTCTATGACGAGACCGAGTACATCTATGCGTCGGTGGGGTTGGTCAACCAGAACATTATCATCGGCGGATCGCTGACGATGATCGTGTTGATGTTGTTTTTGCATTGGCAGCGACGGTCGTTATTAACCGTGCCGATCATCGTCGGAACCACTCTGGCGGCGATTTTTATCTCACCTTGGTTTTTCGCCGCCACGTTGGCCTGCATTTTGGTGTCGGGATTCTGGTTCGCGCGGGGAGCCGTGGTCGTCGGGGTGGCGATTCCGATCAGTATCATCGGTACGTTTTTGATGTTGAACCTGTGGGGGCGATCCTTAAACGTGATCAGCTTGGCGGGCATGGCCTTTGCCGTGGGGATGTTGGTCGATAATGCCGTGGTGGTGTTAGAAAACGTGTATCGTCACTATCAGGACGGCAAATCCGCTCGCCAAGCCGCTGTTGAAGGCGGCCAAGAGGTTTGGGGTGCGGTGCTGGCTTCGACGCTGACGACGTTGGCCGTGTTCCTGCCGGTGTTGTTCGTGGAGGAAGAAGCCGGGCAGCTGTTCCGCGATATCGCGCTGGCAATCAGCGCCGCGGTGGGCCTGTCGCTGATCGTCAGCATCACCTTGATTCCCACGGCCGCGGCTCGCTTGCTCGCGGGCACCCACCGTGGTGGTTCGGCAAACACCGACGAGGTCCGCGAGGTTTCACCGCGCGACACGCGGATGGTGCGAGGCATCGTGCTCATCAACCGGCTGATTCAATCCAGCCTGCTGTTGCGGTTGGGAGTGGTCGTGGGGTTGGTGGGAGTGGCTGTGGGAGTCAGTTATTTGGTTTGGCCCAAGGTGGAATATCTACCGTCGGGAAACCGCAATCTGGTGTTTGGCATTCTGTTGCCGCCGGCCGGGTACAACCTGGACGAACTGAGCGGTATCGGTGAATTGGTCGAAGACCATTTGCAGCCCTATTGGGATGTGGAACCGGGTAGTGAGGCGGCCGAGCAACTGAAGTATCCGCCGATCTTTGACTTCTTCTACGTCGCTCGCGGTCGACAGGTATTTTTGGGTGTGCGGGCAGTGGATGCCACGCGGGCCGCGGAACTGGTGCCGTTGATCCAGGAGGTCCGTAAGAAGTTGGAAGGCACGTTTGTGGTCGCCAAACAGTCCAGTCTGTTTGAGCAAGGTTTGACCGCCGGGCGAACCATCGACGTTGAAATTACCGGGCCGGAGCTTAAGCAGTTGGTGTCGATCGGAGGTCAGGTGTTGGGGAAAACGATGCAGCTGATGCCTGAAGCTCAGGCTCGTCCGGTGCCCAGTCTGGACTTGAGCAGCCCGGAGTATCATCTCAAGCCGCGGCTGTTGCAGAACGATCAAATGGGCGTCGACGCCACGTCGTTGGGCTATACCATCGACGCGTTGGTCGATGGGGCCTACGCCACCGACTACTTTGTTGGCGGCGACAAAATCGACTTGACCATCATCGGCTCGCCGGCCTCGATCCGCCATTCTCAGGATGTGGATACGCTGCAGATCGCCACGCCCGGCGGGCAGTTGGTGCCGGTTTCGACGTTGGCCACTCCGTCGATGTCCAGCGGACCCGAACAGGTAAACCATCGCGAACGGCAACGGGCGATCACGATCGAAGTCTCTCCGCCACCCAGCATTCCCTTGGAGAACGCTCTGGAGACGATCGAAACCGAAATCGTCGCGCCGCTCCGCGCTTCGGGACAGCTCGACGGTGGCTACCAGGTGAACCTCAGCGGCACGGCCGACAAGCTGCGCGATACCTGGGAGGCGTTGCGATGGAACGTGTTGCTGGCCTTGTTGATCACCTACCTGTTGATGGCGGCGTTGTTTGAAAGCTGGATCTATCCGCTGGTGATCATCCTCAGTGTGCCCCTGGGCGCGGTGGGTGGCGTGTTGGGATTGCGAGCTCTGGGCGTGTACTTGCAAGCTCAAGGCATGCCGCCGCAACCGTTGGATGTGCTGACCATGTTGGGGTTTGTGATCCTGATTGGCACGGTGGTCAACAATGCCATTTTGATCGTACACCAGTCATTGAACCTGATGCGTGAGCAGCAGTTGGACGTGCAGGCCGCGATTCAAGAAAGTGTCCGCACGCGAGTGCGTCCAATCGCGATGACCACCGCCACGACCGTGCTGGGGCTGTGTCCGTTGGTGTTGTTTCCTGGCGCGGGCAGCGAACTGTATCGCGGGCTGGGCAGTGTATTGTTAGGCGGCCTGTTGGTATCAACGATTTTTACGCTGTTCTTTGTGCCCGCCCTGTTCCGCATCCTAATGGACACCCGCAACCGCTTGTTCGGCACGACGTGA
- a CDS encoding efflux RND transporter periplasmic adaptor subunit: MIRIVAAAVGCFLLVGLPTRSAAQPGEAAGVSTAEVLQRSVMAEATYVANVFPHRRAVIGSAVDGRVEDYPVDAGQAVSAGDTLALIRTATINIELAAAEAEKELRAAELAELQNGSLDEEIALAEAQMAAAEAAAKYTLSRFQRAEKLFRDSAGLSQEEFEAARSESLRAAATLEQARNQLKLVRDGPRPEKIAQAKARLEMQKQVVAGIDDRIKKYTLRAPFDGFVSREHTEVGAWVSQGDAVAEVIEIDPLEVVVNVPEASIPFVSMGESCTVRIEALPGRVVEGQIAAIVPEGDVRARSFPVRIRVPNPQREGQPRLLPGMMARVALPVGETELALLVPKDALNLAGDAATLIKVVGGKAAPVKVRKGASFGGLIQVFPAVPASLAAGDAVVVRGNERLRPGQAVAVRSTLDSAALFDGP; encoded by the coding sequence ATGATCAGGATTGTGGCAGCGGCAGTGGGCTGTTTCTTGCTGGTGGGGCTGCCCACGCGCAGCGCGGCTCAGCCGGGTGAAGCGGCGGGAGTGAGCACGGCCGAGGTACTGCAGCGGTCGGTGATGGCCGAAGCGACCTACGTGGCCAATGTGTTTCCGCATCGCCGAGCGGTGATCGGTAGCGCGGTCGATGGCCGTGTGGAAGATTATCCCGTCGATGCCGGCCAAGCCGTCAGTGCGGGAGACACACTGGCTTTAATTCGAACCGCCACGATCAATATCGAACTAGCCGCTGCGGAGGCGGAAAAGGAATTGCGGGCCGCGGAATTGGCCGAGCTGCAGAACGGTTCGTTGGACGAAGAGATCGCTTTGGCCGAAGCCCAAATGGCGGCGGCCGAAGCAGCTGCGAAGTACACGCTGTCGCGATTCCAACGCGCCGAGAAACTGTTCCGCGATAGTGCCGGGTTGTCGCAGGAAGAATTCGAAGCCGCGCGAAGCGAATCCCTGCGAGCGGCCGCCACGTTGGAGCAGGCTCGCAATCAGCTGAAACTGGTGCGGGATGGTCCGCGGCCGGAAAAAATCGCTCAGGCCAAGGCGCGGTTGGAAATGCAAAAGCAGGTGGTCGCCGGCATCGACGACCGGATCAAGAAATACACGCTACGAGCGCCCTTCGATGGCTTCGTTTCCCGCGAACATACCGAGGTTGGAGCTTGGGTTAGTCAGGGCGATGCGGTGGCGGAAGTGATCGAAATCGATCCACTGGAAGTGGTGGTGAATGTGCCCGAAGCGAGTATCCCGTTTGTGAGCATGGGGGAGAGCTGTACGGTGCGGATCGAGGCCTTGCCGGGGCGGGTGGTCGAAGGACAGATCGCCGCGATCGTTCCCGAAGGCGATGTGCGGGCGCGTTCTTTTCCCGTCAGAATCCGCGTTCCCAATCCGCAGCGTGAAGGCCAGCCACGCTTGTTGCCCGGCATGATGGCTCGCGTGGCCCTGCCTGTGGGAGAAACGGAACTGGCGCTGTTGGTCCCCAAAGACGCGCTTAATCTGGCCGGGGATGCTGCCACGTTGATCAAGGTGGTGGGCGGCAAGGCGGCGCCGGTCAAGGTCCGCAAAGGCGCTTCGTTTGGAGGTCTGATCCAAGTGTTCCCGGCCGTCCCCGCCAGTTTGGCTGCCGGGGACGCCGTGGTCGTCCGCGGCAATGAACGCTTGCGTCCCGGACAAGCCGTCGCTGTTCGTTCGACGCTGGACTCCGCCGCCCTATTCGACGGTCCTTAA
- the mtaB gene encoding tRNA (N(6)-L-threonylcarbamoyladenosine(37)-C(2))-methylthiotransferase MtaB, which produces MSAKIRTVTLGCKVNQYETELVRQGLTRIGFTDAQKQEAADVCVVNTCTVTAEGDSKSRQMIRRLARKNPDARIVVMGCYATRAPEEVAELPGVSEVVTDKRELPDLLTRFGVVDVPTGLDGFSGRQRAYVKVQDGCLLRCSYCIIPMVRPELTSRNPQHIVDEVQRLVAAGHREVVLTGIHLGHYGVDWNRSKPREDWVRLAHLVRQLAELPGEFRIRLSSIEATEVTRELIGVLREFPQRIVPHMHVCLQSGSDSVLRRMRRRWGTKMFLDRCEMLREALDNPALTTDVIVGFPGESDEEFEQTMETCRQARFSKVHVFPYSQRRGTPAAEYEDQVDKGVQAERVARLIELETQLREDYFQTLIGRRVQLLVETARGFFATGTEIGTGIGSSSNAAPSSEYVMRGTSCRYAPVEVFAAEPSPPGTLLDVQVTAADAERLSGTVETQ; this is translated from the coding sequence ATGTCGGCCAAGATTCGCACGGTCACCCTGGGGTGTAAAGTCAATCAATACGAAACCGAACTGGTTCGCCAGGGGCTGACTCGTATTGGCTTCACCGATGCGCAGAAGCAAGAAGCCGCCGACGTCTGCGTCGTCAACACATGTACGGTGACGGCCGAGGGCGATTCGAAAAGCCGCCAGATGATCCGCCGCTTGGCACGGAAAAATCCCGATGCCCGGATCGTTGTCATGGGCTGTTACGCAACCCGCGCCCCCGAAGAAGTCGCGGAGCTGCCGGGCGTTAGCGAAGTCGTGACCGACAAACGTGAGTTGCCGGATTTGCTGACTCGTTTTGGCGTCGTCGATGTGCCCACCGGGCTGGATGGGTTTTCCGGTCGGCAGCGGGCGTATGTAAAAGTCCAGGACGGTTGTCTGCTCCGCTGCAGCTATTGCATCATCCCCATGGTTCGTCCTGAGCTGACCAGTCGCAATCCGCAGCATATTGTCGACGAGGTCCAGCGATTGGTCGCCGCCGGGCATCGCGAAGTTGTATTGACCGGCATTCATCTGGGGCACTACGGCGTCGACTGGAACCGTTCCAAGCCGCGAGAGGATTGGGTGCGGCTGGCGCATTTGGTCCGGCAACTGGCGGAATTGCCCGGCGAGTTCCGAATTCGGCTGAGCAGTATCGAAGCCACCGAAGTGACGCGGGAATTGATCGGCGTGTTGCGTGAGTTTCCGCAGCGGATCGTGCCGCATATGCACGTCTGTTTGCAAAGCGGCAGTGATTCGGTGTTGCGGCGGATGCGTCGTCGCTGGGGCACCAAGATGTTTTTGGACCGCTGCGAAATGCTTCGCGAAGCGCTCGACAACCCCGCGCTGACCACCGATGTAATCGTCGGTTTCCCGGGCGAGAGTGACGAAGAGTTCGAGCAAACGATGGAAACCTGTCGGCAAGCTCGGTTTTCGAAAGTGCACGTGTTCCCCTACAGCCAGCGTCGCGGCACGCCGGCGGCGGAGTACGAAGATCAGGTCGACAAGGGCGTTCAGGCCGAGCGAGTGGCGCGGCTGATCGAGCTGGAAACGCAGCTTCGCGAAGACTACTTTCAAACCCTGATCGGCCGCCGCGTGCAGTTGTTGGTCGAAACGGCTCGAGGGTTTTTTGCAACCGGAACCGAAATCGGAACCGGCATTGGTTCTTCGTCCAACGCGGCCCCGTCAAGCGAATATGTGATGCGCGGCACCTCCTGCCGCTACGCTCCGGTGGAAGTCTTTGCCGCCGAACCCTCGCCGCCCGGCACCTTGCTGGACGTCCAGGTCACCGCCGCCGACGCCGAGCGGCTCTCCGGCACCGTGGAAACCCAGTAG
- a CDS encoding ATP-dependent Clp protease adaptor ClpS, giving the protein MADVQSAVLEPTTRPEQDSKQRRTPPKRQPRYNVILWDDSDHSFDYVIMMMKELFGHPRERGMQMALEVDTTGRVICLTTTMEHAELKRDQIHAYGSDDGITRCKGSMSATIEPVPGDS; this is encoded by the coding sequence ATGGCAGATGTTCAATCGGCGGTTCTAGAGCCCACCACACGCCCAGAACAAGACAGCAAACAACGGCGCACGCCACCCAAGCGGCAGCCCCGTTACAACGTAATCCTGTGGGATGATAGCGATCATTCCTTTGATTACGTGATCATGATGATGAAAGAGCTGTTCGGCCACCCGAGGGAACGCGGCATGCAGATGGCCCTCGAAGTGGATACCACGGGCCGAGTGATCTGCTTGACGACAACGATGGAACACGCTGAACTAAAGCGAGATCAAATTCACGCTTATGGTTCGGACGACGGTATCACTCGCTGCAAGGGCAGCATGAGCGCCACAATCGAGCCGGTCCCCGGCGACAGTTAA
- a CDS encoding dipeptidase, giving the protein MTSSSIDTLLDQHEQPHTDDLIEWLRIASISSDPDANEQTHQAGRWVADRLQAAGLKVEWIETDGHPLVYAETPAVPGAPVALVYGHYDVQPVEPLDQWITPPFEPAIRDGNLYARGATDDKGQVLTHVQAVIRLLETGQPLPLQIKFMIEGEEEVGSENLERRLPELAQKLACDVVVISDSSQFAKNQPAITYGLRGIATFELTVTGPRQDLHSGSFGGAVKNPGIALCQLIASIIDADGRIQLPGFYDDVLPLSDEERAQFAALPYSDEAFAESIGVDALAGETGYTSLERKWARPTFEVNGLTCGHQGAGVKTIVPAVASAKLSCRLVPNQDPEKIAQALEQHIAQHCPVGVKASVERDHGAPGMVANFNSPFVAAAKQAIADAFGTEPVMIREGGSIPIVQKFQETLGADCLLLGWGLNDDNAHSPNEKFCLADYHRGIKASAYLWQQIAAMNQDA; this is encoded by the coding sequence GTGACTTCCTCTTCTATCGACACCCTTCTGGACCAGCACGAACAACCCCACACGGACGACTTGATCGAGTGGTTGCGGATTGCCAGCATTAGCAGCGATCCCGATGCCAACGAGCAGACTCACCAGGCCGGTCGGTGGGTCGCCGATCGCCTGCAAGCCGCCGGGCTGAAGGTCGAATGGATCGAAACCGACGGGCATCCACTGGTCTACGCCGAAACCCCTGCGGTCCCTGGCGCGCCCGTAGCCCTGGTGTACGGGCACTATGACGTCCAACCCGTCGAGCCGCTCGACCAATGGATCACGCCGCCCTTCGAACCGGCCATCCGCGACGGCAACCTCTACGCTCGCGGCGCCACCGACGACAAAGGACAGGTGCTGACGCACGTCCAAGCCGTGATTCGGCTGCTGGAGACCGGCCAGCCACTGCCGCTGCAGATCAAATTCATGATCGAGGGCGAGGAGGAAGTCGGCAGCGAGAACCTGGAACGCCGGCTACCGGAATTGGCCCAAAAACTGGCCTGCGACGTAGTCGTGATCAGCGATAGCAGCCAATTCGCAAAAAATCAGCCAGCGATCACATATGGTTTGCGTGGCATTGCGACATTTGAGTTAACCGTCACGGGTCCCCGCCAGGACCTGCACAGCGGTTCATTTGGCGGCGCGGTGAAAAATCCCGGCATCGCCCTGTGCCAATTGATCGCCTCGATCATCGACGCCGACGGCCGCATCCAGTTGCCTGGCTTCTACGACGACGTACTGCCGCTCAGCGATGAAGAACGCGCCCAGTTCGCCGCCCTGCCCTACAGCGACGAGGCCTTTGCCGAGTCGATTGGCGTGGATGCTTTGGCGGGCGAAACCGGCTACACCTCCCTGGAACGTAAATGGGCGCGGCCCACGTTCGAGGTCAACGGGCTGACTTGCGGGCACCAAGGCGCGGGCGTCAAGACGATCGTGCCGGCGGTCGCCTCGGCAAAGCTCAGCTGCCGCCTGGTGCCCAACCAAGACCCTGAAAAAATTGCTCAGGCCCTGGAACAACACATCGCCCAGCACTGCCCGGTGGGCGTGAAAGCGAGCGTCGAACGAGATCACGGCGCGCCCGGCATGGTCGCCAACTTCAACAGCCCCTTCGTCGCCGCCGCCAAACAAGCGATCGCCGATGCCTTTGGCACCGAGCCGGTGATGATTCGCGAAGGCGGCTCGATTCCGATCGTGCAGAAGTTCCAAGAGACGCTCGGCGCCGATTGCCTGCTGCTGGGTTGGGGCCTGAACGACGACAACGCACACAGCCCCAACGAAAAGTTCTGCCTCGCCGACTACCACCGAGGCATCAAAGCCAGCGCCTACCTCTGGCAACAAATCGCAGCGATGAACCAAGACGCCTAA
- the serS gene encoding serine--tRNA ligase, whose translation MLDRKYIVENADAVRENCIRRGVDCDVAQLVQWEQQRLAKLQEAQELNRQANEVSKQIGKAKDNDERQQFISKGRELREAKDAAQKEHDSLDAQILDIQRLIPNLTHADAPTGGEDDAKELGFGKTPVPSFDFTPLDHLELGEKHDLFDFEAGARVAGAGFYFLKNDAVRLDLALQQFAVSMLSERGFTPVSTPDLALTEILHGTGFNPRGPETQIYTIENTELNLVATAEITLGGMMAGQTFDATELPLKLCGLSHCFRTEAGAAGRASKGLYRVHQFSKVEMFAFTSPEDSDAIHEQMRQIECDLFDALEVPYRVVDTASGDLGGPAYRKYDLEAWMPGRGDGGQWGEVTSTSNCTDYQARRLDVRFKTAGQKGTQFVHTLNGTAVATGRAMIAILENHQTADGSITVPKVLQPWMGKEKIG comes from the coding sequence ATGCTTGACCGTAAGTACATTGTCGAAAACGCCGACGCCGTCCGTGAAAACTGTATCCGCCGAGGCGTCGATTGCGACGTGGCCCAACTCGTGCAGTGGGAACAGCAACGGCTGGCGAAATTGCAGGAAGCTCAAGAGCTGAACCGGCAGGCCAACGAGGTCAGCAAACAGATCGGCAAAGCCAAAGACAACGACGAGCGTCAGCAGTTCATCAGCAAGGGCCGTGAACTGCGCGAAGCCAAAGACGCGGCGCAAAAAGAACACGACTCGCTGGACGCACAGATCCTCGACATCCAGCGTCTGATTCCCAACCTCACCCACGCCGACGCTCCGACCGGTGGCGAAGACGATGCCAAAGAATTGGGCTTCGGCAAAACGCCCGTGCCCAGCTTCGACTTCACGCCGCTGGACCACCTGGAACTGGGTGAGAAGCACGACTTGTTTGATTTCGAAGCCGGCGCCCGCGTGGCCGGTGCCGGATTCTACTTCCTCAAAAACGATGCCGTGCGGTTGGACTTGGCGCTGCAACAGTTCGCCGTCTCCATGCTCAGCGAACGCGGCTTCACCCCCGTCTCCACGCCCGACTTGGCGCTGACCGAAATCCTGCACGGCACGGGCTTCAATCCCCGCGGTCCGGAAACGCAGATTTACACGATCGAAAACACCGAGCTAAACCTGGTCGCCACGGCCGAAATCACGCTCGGCGGGATGATGGCCGGACAGACCTTCGACGCCACTGAACTGCCGCTGAAACTGTGTGGGTTAAGCCACTGTTTTCGCACCGAAGCCGGTGCGGCGGGGCGAGCTTCGAAGGGCCTATATCGCGTGCACCAGTTCAGCAAAGTTGAAATGTTCGCCTTCACCTCGCCCGAAGACAGCGACGCGATTCACGAACAGATGCGGCAGATCGAATGCGACCTGTTTGACGCTCTGGAAGTCCCCTACCGCGTCGTCGATACCGCCAGCGGCGACCTGGGCGGTCCGGCCTATCGCAAATACGACCTGGAAGCCTGGATGCCCGGTCGCGGCGACGGCGGCCAGTGGGGTGAAGTCACCAGCACCAGCAACTGCACCGACTACCAGGCTCGCCGCTTGGACGTGCGTTTCAAGACCGCCGGTCAAAAGGGCACCCAGTTCGTCCACACGCTCAACGGCACCGCCGTGGCCACCGGGCGAGCCATGATCGCGATCCTGGAAAACCACCAAACCGCCGACGGCAGCATCACGGTCCCCAAAGTCCTCCAGCCCTGGATGGGCAAAGAGAAAATCGGCTAA